Proteins co-encoded in one Azospirillum brasilense genomic window:
- a CDS encoding ABC transporter substrate-binding protein gives MTKKKTASTNTAPARRRLTALLGAAAAVLMTTSLQAQAADPIKIAYNGDISGSPSAESGQIGVLGIGAAVEDINKRGGVLGRPLEFLVRDDLGQPPKAIQNMTDLIDREKVSVVFGPTNSGNALAWKHIANQKRMPVLVSSASSTAITEGPASGNYLFRVSMVDREQAAALLAYVKKNPEAKAVGFFVETTGYGQAGLKDLEQIAALHGMKPVSIEKFDARDTDMTSQLSKAKAAGADTLVVWAQAAPLGHLVRSMEKLDYFPKVFTTWAASFSGFPEVAGPKLMEWPVFLTTSSERKSAEADSLFARIGPKLANPSMFWAASQAYDTVLLWAAAAEQAGDTKGEAVRAALESLNKPVAGMVKTYDKPFSATQHEGLTAADYHWSRWKDGKVVDFNDPVLAGLQPADFKK, from the coding sequence ATGACCAAGAAGAAGACAGCGTCCACGAATACGGCGCCCGCGCGTCGGCGCCTGACGGCGCTCCTGGGCGCCGCTGCCGCCGTCCTCATGACCACTTCGCTTCAGGCCCAGGCCGCCGACCCGATCAAGATCGCCTACAACGGCGACATCTCCGGCTCGCCGTCGGCGGAATCGGGGCAGATCGGCGTGCTCGGCATCGGCGCCGCCGTAGAGGACATCAACAAGCGCGGCGGCGTTCTGGGCCGTCCCCTGGAATTCCTGGTCCGCGACGACCTGGGCCAGCCGCCCAAGGCGATCCAGAACATGACCGACCTGATCGACCGCGAGAAGGTCTCGGTCGTCTTCGGCCCGACCAACTCGGGCAACGCCCTGGCCTGGAAGCACATCGCCAACCAGAAGCGCATGCCGGTGCTGGTTTCCAGCGCGTCGAGCACGGCCATCACCGAGGGGCCGGCGAGCGGCAACTACCTGTTCCGCGTCTCCATGGTGGACCGCGAGCAGGCCGCCGCCCTGCTGGCCTACGTGAAGAAGAACCCCGAGGCGAAGGCGGTCGGCTTCTTCGTGGAGACGACCGGCTACGGACAGGCGGGGCTGAAGGACCTGGAGCAGATCGCCGCGCTGCACGGCATGAAGCCGGTCTCCATCGAGAAGTTCGACGCCCGCGACACCGACATGACCTCGCAGCTCTCCAAGGCCAAGGCGGCGGGGGCGGACACGCTGGTGGTCTGGGCGCAGGCGGCCCCGCTCGGTCATCTCGTGCGCAGTATGGAGAAGCTGGACTATTTCCCGAAGGTCTTCACCACCTGGGCGGCGTCCTTCAGCGGCTTCCCCGAGGTCGCCGGGCCGAAGCTGATGGAGTGGCCGGTCTTCCTGACCACCTCCAGCGAGCGCAAGTCGGCGGAGGCGGACTCGCTGTTCGCGCGGATCGGACCGAAGCTGGCCAACCCGTCGATGTTCTGGGCGGCGTCGCAGGCCTACGACACGGTCCTGCTGTGGGCCGCGGCGGCCGAGCAGGCCGGCGACACCAAGGGCGAGGCGGTGCGCGCCGCGCTGGAGTCCCTGAACAAGCCGGTCGCCGGCATGGTCAAGACCTACGACAAGCCCTTCTCCGCCACCCAGCACGAGGGGCTGACGGCGGCGGACTACCACTGGTCGCGCTGGAAGGACGGCAAGGTCGTCGATTTCAACGACCCGGTGCTGGCCGGGCTGCAACCGGCGGACTTCAAGAAGTGA
- a CDS encoding AtuA-related protein, with protein MKLRDIAHARSGDKGNISNISVIALDETDYPFLAEHLTAQSVAAHFQGIVTGTVTRYELPTLGALNFVLTGALGGGVTRSLALDAHGKALSSALLDLELPNRNRQNNQYGGERP; from the coding sequence ATGAAACTCCGGGACATCGCGCACGCCCGCTCCGGCGACAAGGGCAACATCTCCAACATCTCGGTCATCGCGCTGGACGAGACCGACTACCCGTTCCTGGCGGAGCATCTGACGGCCCAGAGCGTCGCCGCGCATTTCCAGGGAATCGTGACCGGAACGGTGACCCGCTACGAGCTGCCGACCCTGGGGGCGCTCAACTTCGTGCTGACCGGGGCGCTCGGCGGCGGGGTCACCCGCTCGCTCGCCCTGGACGCCCACGGCAAGGCGCTGAGTTCCGCCCTGCTCGATCTCGAACTGCCGAACCGCAACCGGCAGAACAACCAATATGGAGGGGAACGCCCATGA
- a CDS encoding acyclic terpene utilization AtuA family protein, translating into MHRIRIGSGAGYSGDRIEPAIDLAERGGLDYLVFECLAERTIALAQQARQRDPAGGYDPLLTVRMTAVLGACRRNGVRLITNMGAANPLGAAEATRAVARSLGLDGLRIAAVTGDDVLAVARELDVALEDGGTLRGLGDRVISANAYIGAGPIVEALAAGADVVITGRAADPALFLAPMVHEFGWRMDDWDALGRGTMAGHLLECAGQVTGGYFADPGVKDVPELARLGFPIGEIDADGTLELTKLPGTGGCVTPATVKEQLLYEIHDPARYYQPDVVADFSAARVEGDGPDRVRVHGGRGAARTGLLKLSIGYIDSCIGEGQISYAGPGAVERGRLALDIVRERLALTGVRTQELQFDLIGLDALHGDRLSRGHAPYEVRLRVAGRTATLEEAARIGNEVETLYTNGPAGGGGAWKSAREIVAVASALLPESAVRTTVTLLEA; encoded by the coding sequence ATGCACCGCATCAGGATCGGGTCCGGCGCCGGCTATTCCGGCGACCGCATCGAACCGGCCATCGATCTCGCCGAACGGGGCGGCCTCGACTACCTCGTCTTCGAATGCCTTGCCGAGCGGACGATCGCCCTGGCCCAGCAGGCGCGGCAGCGCGACCCCGCCGGGGGGTACGACCCGCTGCTGACGGTGCGCATGACCGCCGTGCTCGGCGCCTGCCGGCGCAACGGGGTGCGGCTGATCACCAACATGGGAGCGGCCAACCCGCTCGGCGCCGCCGAGGCGACGCGGGCCGTCGCCCGCTCCCTGGGGCTGGACGGGCTGCGGATCGCCGCCGTGACCGGGGACGACGTGCTGGCGGTCGCGCGGGAACTCGACGTCGCGCTGGAGGACGGCGGCACCCTGCGCGGTCTCGGCGACCGTGTGATTTCGGCCAACGCCTACATCGGCGCCGGCCCCATCGTCGAGGCGCTGGCCGCCGGCGCCGACGTGGTCATCACCGGACGGGCCGCCGACCCGGCCCTGTTCCTCGCTCCGATGGTCCATGAATTCGGCTGGCGGATGGACGATTGGGACGCGCTGGGGCGCGGCACCATGGCCGGGCATCTGCTGGAATGCGCCGGGCAGGTGACCGGCGGCTATTTCGCGGACCCCGGCGTCAAGGACGTGCCGGAACTGGCCCGGCTGGGCTTTCCCATCGGCGAGATCGACGCCGACGGCACGCTGGAGCTGACCAAGCTGCCGGGAACCGGAGGCTGCGTCACGCCGGCCACCGTGAAGGAACAGCTTCTCTACGAAATCCATGATCCCGCCCGCTACTACCAGCCGGACGTGGTCGCCGACTTTTCCGCCGCCCGCGTCGAGGGCGACGGGCCGGACCGGGTGCGCGTCCATGGCGGGCGCGGCGCCGCGCGGACCGGGCTTCTGAAGCTGTCCATCGGCTACATCGACAGCTGCATCGGCGAGGGGCAGATCTCCTACGCCGGACCGGGAGCGGTCGAGCGCGGGCGGCTCGCGCTGGACATCGTGCGCGAGCGGCTGGCCCTGACCGGCGTGCGGACCCAGGAATTGCAGTTCGACCTGATCGGCCTCGACGCGCTGCACGGCGACCGGCTGTCGCGCGGCCACGCGCCCTACGAGGTCCGCCTGCGGGTGGCCGGGCGGACGGCCACGCTGGAGGAGGCGGCCCGGATCGGGAACGAGGTCGAAACGCTCTACACCAACGGCCCGGCGGGCGGCGGCGGCGCCTGGAAGTCGGCGCGCGAGATCGTCGCCGTCGCGTCCGCCCTGCTGCCGGAAAGCGCCGTGCGCACCACGGTCACCCTGCTGGAGGCGTAA
- a CDS encoding LysR family transcriptional regulator — MDLSLRQIRAFLAAAQTRSFTRAAESLHVAQPTLTVQIRRLEEALAVKLFDRNTRSVELTRIGSELLPVFQRMVHDLDAVVVDTHEIAAMRRGVVRVAALPTIAAGVLPDAIQSFRERHPGVTFVLKDVIASRVLGLVRSEEVDLGITGGEAKGQDIDTVLEVRDRMHIVFPQGHAVGDLPRVTIETLAEVPLVLMDPATSVREIVDEAFLSAGRIAKPVCEATYMMTAIAMVRAGLGLTILPGSAREIAAEPALRSRPIDMVGFSRPVRVIRKTGRSLPPLAEAFLDHLCCVLNDCRTFHREG, encoded by the coding sequence ATGGATCTCAGCCTCCGCCAGATACGCGCCTTCCTCGCCGCCGCGCAGACCCGCAGCTTCACGCGGGCGGCGGAATCGCTGCACGTCGCCCAGCCGACCCTGACGGTGCAGATCCGGCGGCTGGAGGAGGCTTTGGCGGTCAAGCTGTTCGACCGCAACACCCGCTCCGTCGAGCTGACCCGCATCGGCAGCGAACTGCTTCCGGTGTTCCAGCGCATGGTCCACGACCTGGACGCGGTGGTGGTCGACACGCATGAGATCGCCGCCATGCGGCGCGGGGTGGTGCGCGTGGCGGCGCTGCCGACCATCGCGGCGGGGGTGCTGCCCGACGCCATCCAGTCCTTCCGTGAGCGTCATCCCGGCGTGACCTTCGTCCTGAAGGACGTCATCGCCAGCCGCGTGCTCGGGCTCGTCCGGTCGGAGGAGGTTGATCTTGGAATCACCGGGGGCGAGGCGAAGGGGCAGGACATCGACACGGTGCTGGAGGTGCGCGACCGGATGCACATCGTCTTCCCGCAAGGCCACGCCGTTGGCGATCTTCCGCGGGTGACCATCGAGACGCTTGCCGAGGTGCCGTTGGTGCTGATGGACCCGGCGACCAGCGTCCGCGAGATCGTCGACGAGGCGTTCCTCTCCGCCGGACGGATCGCCAAGCCGGTTTGCGAGGCGACCTATATGATGACGGCGATCGCCATGGTGCGGGCGGGGTTGGGCTTGACGATCCTGCCGGGCTCCGCGCGCGAGATTGCCGCTGAGCCGGCGTTGCGTTCGCGCCCCATCGATATGGTCGGCTTTTCTCGTCCCGTCAGGGTCATCCGCAAGACGGGGCGTTCCCTCCCGCCGCTGGCCGAAGCGTTCCTCGATCACCTCTGCTGTGTCCTGAACGATTGCAGGACGTTCCACCGCGAGGGGTGA
- a CDS encoding LysR family transcriptional regulator: protein MDRPSLNDLAAFAAVASHRSFRKAADAMGVSRSALSHAIIGLESKLGIRLLNRTTRSVSLSQAGARLLARLDPLLQDLDQALDALSEERGAPSGELRINANKSGARILLQVVVPRFLELYPRVELDLVSEGRLVDIVEQGFDAGVRLLEAVPQDMVAVRFGGDVRFIAVAAPSYLQGREPPNTPDDLHAHSCIRQRLSSGKRYRWEFSKRGAEIAVDVPGTLTLDDNDLLVEAAAAGHGIAYVPEHFARSCLQAGRLVTLLDDWCPPVPGLALYHPRNRHVPSPLRAFIDLLKDMDRAEWTRGTTAASGA, encoded by the coding sequence ATGGACCGCCCCAGTCTGAACGATCTGGCGGCGTTTGCCGCGGTCGCCAGCCACCGCAGCTTCCGCAAGGCCGCCGACGCGATGGGCGTGTCGCGTTCGGCGCTCAGCCACGCGATCATCGGGTTGGAAAGCAAGCTGGGCATCCGCCTGCTGAACCGCACGACGCGCAGCGTGTCGTTGAGCCAGGCGGGCGCCCGGTTGCTCGCGCGGCTCGATCCGCTTCTCCAGGATCTCGATCAGGCGCTTGACGCGCTGTCCGAGGAGCGAGGGGCGCCGAGCGGAGAGTTGCGGATCAATGCGAACAAGAGCGGCGCACGCATCCTTCTCCAGGTCGTCGTCCCGAGATTTCTCGAACTGTATCCCAGGGTCGAACTCGATCTCGTCTCGGAAGGCCGGCTGGTCGACATCGTCGAACAGGGCTTCGACGCCGGCGTCCGCCTTCTGGAGGCCGTCCCGCAGGATATGGTCGCGGTGAGGTTCGGCGGTGACGTCCGCTTCATCGCCGTGGCCGCTCCGTCCTACCTTCAAGGCCGGGAGCCCCCCAACACGCCCGATGATCTGCACGCCCATTCCTGCATCCGCCAGCGACTGTCCAGCGGGAAACGCTACCGGTGGGAGTTCTCCAAACGCGGCGCCGAAATTGCGGTCGACGTCCCGGGGACACTCACCCTCGACGACAACGACCTCCTGGTCGAGGCGGCCGCCGCCGGGCACGGCATCGCCTATGTGCCGGAACACTTCGCCCGATCCTGTCTGCAAGCGGGGCGGCTGGTCACCCTTCTGGATGACTGGTGCCCGCCCGTCCCCGGCCTCGCGCTCTACCACCCGCGCAACAGGCACGTGCCGTCGCCGCTTCGTGCCTTCATCGACCTGCTGAAGGACATGGACCGGGCAGAATGGACGCGAGGCACCACAGCCGCAAGCGGAGCGTGA
- a CDS encoding SDR family oxidoreductase, producing MSKTWFITGASSGLGLEMARTLLARNDRVIATARRSDALADLQRQYGGRLEVVRLDLTDRAGLQTAVDSAFQRYGRIDVVVSNAGYGLFGAAEELTDAQIDRQIATNLTGSIQLIRAALPHLRRQGGGRILQVSSEGGQIAYPCFSLYHATKWGIEGFIESVAQEVAPFGIAFIIAEPGPTGTNFAANLVRADAMADYEGTPAGAIRRAIGDGSFVLKGDAARTVAAMIAAADSATPPLRLALGSTAYTSISQALSARLAALEAQREVAMSADRPDL from the coding sequence ATGTCGAAAACATGGTTCATCACCGGCGCGTCGTCGGGCCTTGGTCTTGAAATGGCGCGGACGTTGCTCGCCCGGAACGACCGGGTGATCGCCACGGCGCGGCGCTCTGACGCTCTGGCCGACCTGCAGCGACAGTATGGCGGAAGGCTTGAGGTCGTTCGGCTCGATCTGACGGACAGGGCCGGCCTTCAAACGGCCGTCGACAGCGCCTTTCAACGGTACGGCCGGATCGACGTGGTCGTCAGCAACGCGGGATACGGCCTGTTCGGCGCGGCCGAGGAACTCACGGACGCGCAGATCGACCGGCAGATCGCCACCAACCTGACCGGTTCCATCCAGCTGATCCGCGCCGCGCTGCCCCACCTCCGCCGGCAGGGAGGCGGGCGCATTCTGCAGGTGTCCTCCGAGGGCGGGCAAATCGCCTACCCCTGCTTCAGCCTCTATCACGCCACCAAGTGGGGCATCGAAGGCTTCATCGAGTCCGTCGCGCAGGAAGTGGCGCCCTTCGGAATCGCGTTCATCATCGCCGAGCCCGGCCCGACGGGCACGAACTTCGCGGCCAACCTCGTCCGTGCCGATGCGATGGCCGACTATGAGGGAACACCCGCCGGTGCCATCCGGCGCGCGATCGGCGATGGCAGTTTCGTGCTGAAAGGCGATGCCGCGCGAACCGTGGCGGCGATGATCGCCGCGGCCGACAGCGCGACGCCGCCTTTGCGCCTGGCGCTGGGCAGCACCGCCTACACATCGATCTCGCAGGCCCTGTCCGCGCGGCTGGCGGCTCTTGAGGCACAGCGGGAGGTGGCGATGTCCGCCGATCGTCCGGATCTCTGA
- a CDS encoding lipocalin-like domain-containing protein — protein sequence MFIRPATVALAIGLASAPAFAQPEAENQVVGTWRMLSATIDPDGRNIPAYGARPNGLLVFTPDMRFVEVLTDADTPRFASDARGEGTDDENRSAMSRNIGFFGTYTVDEKGEFSGNHVEGATFPNWVGSTRTRDQLTLIVAGDRMTEHFQRPDGTRIRIEWTRVQ from the coding sequence ATGTTCATACGACCCGCAACCGTCGCTCTCGCCATCGGCCTCGCCTCTGCTCCAGCGTTTGCGCAGCCGGAAGCGGAAAACCAAGTGGTCGGCACGTGGAGGATGCTGTCGGCGACAATCGATCCGGACGGTCGAAACATTCCGGCCTATGGAGCGAGGCCCAACGGCCTTCTCGTCTTCACCCCGGACATGCGGTTCGTGGAAGTCCTCACCGATGCCGACACCCCGCGTTTCGCCTCGGACGCCCGCGGCGAAGGAACCGATGACGAAAACCGCTCCGCGATGTCGCGCAACATCGGGTTCTTTGGCACCTACACCGTTGATGAAAAAGGTGAATTCAGCGGCAATCATGTTGAGGGAGCGACGTTTCCGAACTGGGTTGGCAGCACCCGCACCCGGGACCAACTCACACTCATCGTGGCCGGTGACCGCATGACGGAACATTTTCAACGGCCAGACGGTACGCGCATCCGGATCGAGTGGACGCGCGTCCAATGA
- a CDS encoding (2Fe-2S)-binding protein, with amino-acid sequence MSDPQDRQPFDLTRRQVLEAGTIVSLTGAMLPTAGLAQQAAPQPSPENGMTVHLSFRVNGRPTALDIDARASLLDLLRERLGLVGAKKGCDHGQCGACTVHMDGRRVASCLTMAAKADGRDVTTIEGIAGANGLHPMQQAFIDHDALQCGYCTPGQIMAAIACVKEGHASTPEQIKEYMSGNICRCGAYVGIVAAIEQAAPQIERS; translated from the coding sequence ATGTCGGACCCGCAAGACAGGCAACCTTTCGACCTCACCCGCCGGCAGGTTCTGGAGGCCGGAACCATCGTCTCGTTGACCGGCGCGATGCTGCCCACCGCCGGGCTCGCCCAGCAAGCCGCTCCGCAACCCTCACCGGAGAACGGCATGACGGTCCACCTGTCCTTCCGCGTCAACGGCCGCCCGACGGCGTTGGACATCGATGCCCGGGCGTCCCTGCTGGACCTGCTGCGCGAGCGGCTGGGCCTCGTCGGCGCGAAGAAGGGCTGCGACCACGGTCAATGCGGCGCCTGCACGGTCCATATGGACGGCCGCCGGGTCGCCTCCTGCCTGACCATGGCCGCCAAGGCCGACGGCCGCGACGTGACCACCATCGAAGGCATCGCCGGGGCGAACGGTCTTCATCCCATGCAGCAGGCCTTCATCGATCACGACGCCCTGCAATGCGGATACTGCACGCCCGGCCAGATCATGGCCGCGATCGCCTGCGTCAAGGAGGGGCACGCGTCGACGCCGGAGCAGATCAAGGAATACATGAGCGGAAACATCTGCCGCTGCGGCGCCTATGTCGGCATCGTCGCGGCGATCGAACAGGCCGCTCCCCAGATCGAGAGGAGCTGA
- a CDS encoding FAD binding domain-containing protein, which translates to MKPLSYVQVRTAREAIEAFVAAGESARYIAGGTNLYDLMKLGIEKPAHLIDIADLDGADRIDTGGDRLFFGGAALMADVAEHPVVRDDYPVLAESLSKAASQQLRNMATVGGNLLQRTRCPYFRNGANGAYPCNKREPGSGCAAVGGLDRSQAVLGASAACNAVSPGDWPVALMAMDAAIELQGLDGTRVIPIAELYRPPSQTPHLEFTIGREEIVTGISVPKTAAGRNSTYLKVRDRESYAFALVSAAVALEMDGDRVRQSHVALGGVATVPWRARPAEALLRGETLDRERALEAARAAFAEARAGRHNAFKIELGARTLADAIIIAGSKSQ; encoded by the coding sequence ATGAAGCCCCTGTCCTACGTCCAGGTCCGAACGGCCCGTGAGGCGATCGAGGCCTTCGTCGCGGCCGGCGAAAGCGCCCGCTACATCGCCGGCGGCACCAATCTCTACGACCTGATGAAGCTCGGCATCGAGAAGCCGGCGCACCTGATCGACATCGCCGACCTCGATGGCGCCGACCGCATCGACACCGGCGGCGACCGGCTGTTTTTCGGTGGTGCGGCGCTGATGGCGGACGTCGCCGAGCACCCGGTCGTGCGCGACGACTATCCGGTGCTGGCGGAGAGCCTGTCGAAGGCGGCCTCCCAGCAGCTGCGCAACATGGCGACCGTCGGCGGCAACCTGCTGCAGCGGACGCGCTGCCCCTATTTCCGGAACGGCGCGAACGGCGCCTACCCGTGCAACAAGCGGGAGCCGGGCTCCGGCTGCGCCGCCGTCGGCGGGCTGGATCGGTCCCAGGCCGTGCTGGGGGCGAGCGCGGCGTGCAACGCCGTGTCGCCCGGGGACTGGCCCGTCGCGCTGATGGCGATGGACGCCGCGATCGAGCTGCAGGGCCTCGACGGAACCCGGGTGATCCCGATCGCCGAACTCTACCGCCCGCCCAGCCAGACGCCTCACCTCGAATTCACCATCGGCCGCGAGGAGATCGTCACCGGCATTTCGGTGCCGAAGACCGCCGCCGGTCGGAATTCCACCTATCTGAAGGTGCGCGACCGCGAATCCTACGCCTTCGCGCTGGTGTCCGCCGCGGTGGCGCTGGAGATGGACGGCGATCGCGTGCGGCAGTCGCATGTGGCGCTCGGCGGGGTGGCCACCGTGCCCTGGCGCGCGCGTCCCGCCGAGGCACTCCTGCGCGGGGAAACCCTGGATCGCGAACGGGCGCTGGAGGCCGCCAGGGCGGCGTTCGCCGAGGCCCGGGCCGGCCGCCACAACGCCTTCAAGATCGAACTCGGCGCGCGGACCCTTGCCGACGCCATCATCATCGCCGGGAGCAAGAGCCAATGA
- a CDS encoding xanthine dehydrogenase family protein molybdopterin-binding subunit: MTPNRNADRPRIDAHEKVLGRALYAADQSFPGLLHAMTVPATIAKGRILSIDTAAALQVPGVVRVFTHVDFSQIRTTPAARGAYGQPGKGYQPMTAPQVRHRGEPVALVVAETLEAAVEGAEAVTVRYAGEPFSARMDDDLAGPEPEAAGPLASGDAEAAFANAAHVVDVEYRHPQQHHNPIELISTTAVFEDGTLRIYEGTQSAAAFAGGLAGMMGMEPQALRGVSPFTGGGFGQKNGVQEQSVLVASAALLLRRPVKLVMPRGQLFHTASYRPQSRHRVRLAADGDGRLLAGIYETVQQNSRYDGFASDHGANPPRMYDYGAWRGSERIVRVDTQTPGHQRAPHEHPASHATECALDELAGALGMDPVALRLANDTQRDPITGKPFSSRHLADCLRRGAALFGWDRWTNQPGALVAENGDRIGLGVACGSYKAAMTPSVTTLRLSAGGQCRIATSGHEMGQGIRSVIAAELIDVLGVDPDKLDIRIGDTGHAPQHLTAGSWGAGSAAPAARAAALKLREELIQLTGAALSDEPVPVQLARTRRPYLEVSVDTVPLGKDRQAIEQLRRGMPVVTGPEYPDFLAFSWIAHFTEVHVEPSTGRVRVRRVVSVADCGRVMNRRTAESQVRGGVVWGIGAALREAAEIDPRFGGVLNNDLAEYVVPVNADIGAIDVDFIDEPDTRLNLSGVKGLGEVAMVGAAAAVVNAVHNATGKRIRHLPIRIEDLL, encoded by the coding sequence ATGACGCCGAACCGCAACGCGGACCGTCCCAGGATCGACGCCCATGAAAAGGTGCTCGGCCGTGCCCTGTACGCCGCCGACCAGTCCTTTCCCGGGCTGCTCCACGCGATGACCGTGCCGGCGACGATCGCCAAGGGGCGGATCCTGTCCATCGACACGGCGGCGGCCCTCCAGGTTCCGGGCGTCGTGCGCGTCTTCACCCATGTTGATTTTTCGCAGATCCGGACGACACCCGCAGCCCGCGGCGCCTACGGGCAGCCGGGAAAGGGCTACCAGCCCATGACCGCCCCGCAGGTCCGCCACCGGGGCGAACCGGTCGCCCTGGTGGTCGCCGAGACGCTGGAGGCGGCGGTCGAAGGCGCCGAAGCCGTGACGGTGCGCTACGCCGGGGAGCCCTTCAGCGCGCGGATGGACGACGACCTTGCGGGTCCCGAGCCGGAGGCCGCCGGCCCGCTCGCGTCCGGGGATGCCGAGGCCGCCTTCGCCAACGCCGCTCACGTCGTCGATGTGGAGTATCGGCATCCCCAGCAGCATCACAACCCCATCGAGCTGATCTCGACCACCGCCGTGTTCGAGGACGGCACGCTGCGTATTTACGAGGGAACGCAGTCCGCCGCGGCCTTTGCCGGCGGCTTGGCCGGCATGATGGGGATGGAGCCGCAGGCGCTGCGCGGCGTGAGCCCCTTCACGGGCGGCGGGTTCGGCCAGAAGAACGGCGTCCAGGAGCAGAGCGTGCTGGTGGCGAGCGCCGCCCTCCTGCTGCGCCGCCCGGTCAAGCTCGTCATGCCGCGGGGCCAGCTGTTCCACACGGCGTCCTACCGCCCGCAAAGCCGGCATCGCGTCCGGCTCGCCGCGGACGGTGACGGCCGCCTGCTCGCCGGCATTTATGAAACGGTGCAGCAGAACAGCCGGTACGACGGCTTCGCCAGCGATCACGGCGCCAATCCGCCGCGCATGTATGATTATGGCGCGTGGCGGGGAAGCGAGCGCATCGTCCGGGTCGACACCCAGACCCCCGGCCACCAGCGCGCCCCGCACGAACATCCGGCCAGCCACGCCACCGAATGCGCGCTCGACGAACTCGCCGGGGCGCTCGGCATGGACCCCGTCGCGCTGCGTCTCGCCAACGACACCCAGCGTGACCCGATCACCGGCAAACCCTTCTCGTCCCGCCATCTCGCGGACTGCCTGAGGCGCGGGGCCGCGCTGTTCGGCTGGGACCGCTGGACGAACCAGCCGGGCGCCCTGGTCGCCGAAAACGGCGACCGCATCGGCCTCGGCGTCGCCTGCGGCAGCTACAAGGCCGCGATGACGCCCTCCGTCACCACGCTGCGGCTCTCGGCCGGCGGCCAATGCCGGATCGCCACGTCCGGCCACGAGATGGGGCAGGGGATACGCAGCGTCATCGCCGCGGAGCTGATCGACGTCCTCGGCGTCGACCCCGATAAGCTCGACATCCGGATCGGCGACACCGGCCACGCCCCTCAGCATCTCACCGCGGGCTCCTGGGGCGCGGGAAGCGCTGCCCCGGCAGCGCGGGCCGCCGCCTTGAAGCTGCGCGAGGAGCTGATCCAGTTGACCGGAGCGGCGCTGTCGGATGAGCCCGTCCCAGTTCAGCTCGCCCGGACCCGCCGCCCTTATCTGGAGGTGTCGGTCGACACCGTGCCGCTCGGCAAGGACCGGCAGGCGATCGAGCAGCTGCGCCGGGGCATGCCGGTGGTGACCGGCCCCGAATACCCCGACTTCCTGGCCTTCAGCTGGATCGCGCATTTCACCGAAGTCCATGTCGAGCCGTCGACGGGACGCGTGCGGGTCCGGCGGGTGGTCAGCGTCGCCGATTGCGGGCGGGTGATGAATCGCCGCACGGCGGAAAGCCAGGTCCGGGGCGGCGTGGTCTGGGGCATCGGCGCCGCCTTGCGCGAGGCCGCCGAGATCGATCCGCGGTTCGGCGGCGTCCTCAACAACGACCTTGCCGAGTATGTCGTGCCGGTCAACGCCGACATCGGCGCCATCGACGTCGATTTCATTGACGAGCCGGACACCCGCCTCAACCTGTCGGGCGTCAAAGGGCTCGGCGAGGTGGCCATGGTCGGCGCGGCGGCGGCCGTCGTCAACGCCGTCCACAACGCCACCGGGAAGAGAATCCGGCATCTGCCGATCCGGATCGAGGACCTGCTCTAG